One window from the genome of uncultured Fibrobacter sp. encodes:
- a CDS encoding co-chaperone GroES family protein, whose product MLNPLKNVVVIGDRILLKPLESSNKTGSGLYLPPSVREHDAVHTGLVVRVGPGYPIPVNQDGDEIFRSENPENVKYLPLQVKEGDEALYLHASGHEIEIDGERYVIISQNAVLLVMRPEVPDDIEGILRD is encoded by the coding sequence ATGCTGAATCCATTAAAGAATGTCGTGGTCATTGGTGACCGAATCCTCTTGAAGCCCCTGGAATCCTCGAACAAGACGGGGAGTGGACTTTACCTGCCTCCAAGTGTCCGGGAACACGATGCCGTGCATACGGGGCTTGTGGTGCGCGTGGGGCCGGGGTATCCGATTCCCGTAAACCAGGATGGCGACGAAATTTTTCGCAGCGAAAATCCCGAAAACGTGAAGTACTTGCCCTTGCAGGTCAAGGAAGGCGACGAGGCCCTTTATCTGCATGCGAGCGGACACGAAATCGAGATCGACGGCGAACGCTACGTGATTATTTCGCAGAATGCGGTGCTCTTGGTGATGCGCCCCGAAGTCCCCGACGACATCGAAGGAATCCTCAGGGATTAG
- a CDS encoding tetraacyldisaccharide 4'-kinase, which produces MMSLAIVLCYRAAYLLHHAICLRPGKPLRHSRLIVVGAYRTGGAGKTPFCTWLTETLAAQDKRVAILCHEYAYDEAAMLRKHFHTNPRVEIFETRNRYRLAHELDQAKKFDFILCDDGFEDSRLAGAVTFVLLWERAPVKIQNLWPLGNSRSLAKDHPSDCIEIHCTGNDSDLRFIIDKITNKDEDALKTEVNVFCGIGDPERFCSDIKAQGITIASTTFLKDHDRNFAQRLLQEIAAHPEQAFVISEKDAERFRILHGTAPDLPQNIYIARQKMIPGERLVHLVQDVLLNSTVSE; this is translated from the coding sequence ATGATGAGCTTAGCCATTGTCCTCTGTTACCGTGCCGCCTACCTGTTGCATCATGCGATCTGCCTTAGGCCAGGGAAACCGCTAAGGCATTCGCGGTTAATCGTTGTCGGGGCGTACCGAACCGGAGGCGCAGGAAAGACGCCCTTCTGCACCTGGCTTACAGAAACACTCGCCGCACAAGACAAGCGAGTAGCCATTCTCTGTCACGAATACGCCTACGACGAAGCGGCAATGCTCCGGAAACATTTCCACACTAATCCGCGAGTCGAAATTTTCGAGACACGCAACCGCTACCGCCTCGCCCACGAGCTCGACCAGGCCAAAAAATTCGACTTCATCCTTTGCGACGACGGTTTCGAGGACAGTCGTCTGGCAGGCGCAGTCACGTTCGTCCTCCTGTGGGAAAGGGCTCCTGTCAAAATCCAAAATCTCTGGCCACTCGGAAATTCCAGAAGTCTCGCAAAGGACCACCCTTCCGACTGCATAGAAATCCACTGCACGGGAAATGATTCCGATCTACGTTTCATTATAGACAAAATAACAAACAAGGACGAAGACGCCCTCAAAACGGAAGTGAACGTTTTTTGCGGAATCGGCGACCCGGAACGTTTTTGCAGCGACATAAAGGCTCAAGGCATTACCATCGCCTCGACAACCTTCCTGAAAGACCACGACCGAAATTTCGCACAAAGATTGTTGCAAGAAATCGCCGCACACCCCGAACAAGCTTTCGTCATCTCGGAAAAAGATGCCGAACGGTTCAGGATTTTGCACGGCACGGCACCGGATTTACCCCAAAATATCTACATTGCGCGCCAAAAAATGATCCCCGGTGAACGTCTAGTCCATTTAGTACAAGATGTTTTGTTAAATTCTACAGTAAGCGAATAA